A region from the Triticum aestivum cultivar Chinese Spring chromosome 3D, IWGSC CS RefSeq v2.1, whole genome shotgun sequence genome encodes:
- the LOC123074033 gene encoding RING-H2 finger protein ATL2 encodes MQSKPQKCSWIQSFLSRHQPRAATIDLRTVAVAMGAHPNAKDDPRFPCRRRACVDPPIPPKTPPEVPKPNTNRVVDAPSSYATAGKVLFVAAGAFAGVLLALVALHLYNSGRRRRARDRRRLGRSLAIYVGGADEEAPSPRGLDPAVLRALPVVAAAVGAGDCAVCLAEFERGEEARALPRCGHRFHVECIDAWFRGNSTCPLCRAAVEAPDDTAARPEVRVDVAADDDAAAKGGAPVTGEVVERHGS; translated from the exons ATGCAGTCAAAACCCCAAAAATGCTCCTGGATCCAAAGTTTCCTCTCCCGGCATCAGCCACG TGCAGCTACGATCGATCTACGTACCGTGGCCGTGGCCATGGGCGCGCACCCCAACGCCAAGGACGACCCGCGGTTCCCATGTCGCCGCCGAGCCTGCGTGGACCCACCAATTCCACCGAAGACGCCGCCAGAGGTGCCCAAGCCCAACACCAATCGGGTGGTGGACGCTCCGTCGAGCTACGCCACGGCCGGCAAGGTCCTGTTCGTCGCGGCCGGGGCGTTCGCGGGCGTCCTGCTGGCCCTCGTCGCGCTGCACCTGTACAAcagcggccggcgccggcgcgcgcgcgACCGTCGCCGCCTCGGCCGCAGCCTGGCCATCTACGTCGGCGGCGCGGACGAGGAGGCGCCTTCGCCGCGGGGGCTCGACCCCGCGGTGCTCCGCGCGCTCCCCGTGGTCGCCGCGGCCGTCGGCGCCGGGGACTGCGCGGtctgcctcgccgagttcgagCGCGGCGAGGAGGCGCGCGCGCTGCCGCGGTGCGGCCACCGGTTCCACGTCGAGTGCATCGACGCGTGGTTCCGCGGGAACTCCACGTGCCCCCTGTGCCGCGCCGCCGTCGAGGCGCCGGACGACACCGCGGCCCGTCCCGAGGTGCGCGTCGACGTGGCGGCCGACGACGACGCCGCGGCCAAGGGCGGTGCGCCGGTGACAGGGGAGGTTGTCGAGCGGCACGGATCTTGA